A window of the Gemmatirosa kalamazoonensis genome harbors these coding sequences:
- a CDS encoding acyltransferase, with translation MPAKIHPTAIVDDGAVIGDDTRVWHWVHVSGGARIGARCSLGQNVYVGNRVVIGDNVKIQNNVSVYDNVTLEDDVFCGPSMVFTNVYNPRSAVSRKDEYRDTLVKRGATLGANCTIVCGSTIGEHAFVGAGAVVNRDVPDFALMVGVPARQVGWMSRYGERLDLPLTGNGHAVCEHTGDRYELVDGRVRITAYGSLG, from the coding sequence GTGCCCGCGAAGATCCATCCCACCGCGATCGTCGACGACGGCGCCGTGATCGGCGACGACACGCGCGTCTGGCACTGGGTGCACGTCTCCGGTGGCGCCCGCATCGGCGCGCGCTGCTCGTTAGGCCAGAACGTCTACGTCGGCAACCGCGTCGTCATCGGTGACAACGTGAAGATCCAGAACAACGTCTCCGTCTACGACAACGTGACGCTCGAGGACGACGTGTTCTGCGGGCCGAGCATGGTCTTCACGAACGTCTACAACCCGCGCTCCGCCGTGTCGCGCAAGGACGAGTACCGCGACACGCTCGTGAAGCGCGGCGCGACGTTGGGCGCCAACTGCACCATCGTCTGCGGCAGCACGATCGGTGAGCACGCGTTCGTCGGCGCCGGCGCCGTCGTCAACCGCGACGTCCCCGACTTCGCGCTCATGGTCGGCGTCCCCGCGCGCCAGGTCGGATGGATGAGCCGCTACGGCGAGCGCCTCGATCTCCCGCTCACCGGCAACGGACACGCCGTCTGCGAGCACACCGGCGACCGCTACGAGCTGGTCGACGGCCGCGTGCGCATCACGGCGTACGGCTCGCTCGGCTGA